The DNA region GATCAACACGAGGCTCGAATTTAGTGATAACATATTACCTGCATGCCTAAAGATGGTGGCGGCATCTATATACTTGCCCAAAGAAAATCCAACGAAACTACTAGGTGAAGATGCACACTTCATCCATGAATTATACCAAACAATTGGTGTCGCTGATGGCGTAGGTGGATGGGCAAAAGAGGGAATTGACGCTGGAATGTACGCGAGAGAGCTTATGAACAATTCACTTATCGCCACTGATATTGAACCCAAGGGTCACGTAAACCCTAAAAGAGTTCTTCAAGAAgcttacaaaaatacaaattctGAAGGATCATCTACCGCCTGTATTATAACCCTAAACACGGCGAAAAGTACTATATTTGCCGCAAACGTTGGCGATAGTGGATTTTTCCTAATTAGAAAGGGAAAGATCATATACAAATCGCCGATGCAACAACGGGGGTTTAATTGTCCGTACCAACTAGGGAATAGCAAGGATAGCCCAAGCGTTGCCCAAGAGATGGAATTAAACGTCGAGAAAGATGATATTTTGATTGTTGGAACGGACGGTATGCTTGATAACGT from Capsicum annuum cultivar UCD-10X-F1 unplaced genomic scaffold, UCD10Xv1.1 ctg50628, whole genome shotgun sequence includes:
- the LOC124892788 gene encoding probable protein phosphatase 2C 55; this translates as MAACISSLGRDQYYCSKNKLDEVVELPHKRYLDFSYEINDQLDNIHNNNNKRLKYIYDDRQYSFKKVDDLFKINTRLEFSDNILPACLKMVAASIYLPKENPTKLLGEDAHFIHELYQTIGVADGVGGWAKEGIDAGMYARELMNNSLIATDIEPKGHVNPKRVLQEAYKNTNSEGSSTACIITLNTAKSTIFAANVGDSGFFLIRKGKIIYKSPMQQRGFNCPYQLGNSKDSPSVAQEMELNVEKDDILIVGTDGMLDNVNESEIEEIVHRGIDGKLKAEELASQIGNIALYNSFDRFADTPFARAVERECLRQIHKGGKIDDITVIVAYIQ